In a genomic window of Siniperca chuatsi isolate FFG_IHB_CAS linkage group LG1, ASM2008510v1, whole genome shotgun sequence:
- the znf395a gene encoding zinc finger protein 395a: MLPKSRLGKRSPLGALVSSTCPAAGQETGETGVTAATAAGQQPIGRVKGHPGLKVYFQCGGGGESPGVADQLDLMQRDVSGWSSSHPSSSSVPPSCGRSVSSCIDVPRSQRSPEEVEMDELMAAMVLSSLSCSPLLHSPAHPDTAAPPMDCGGGELSDSGSSGYWSVGHGNGSPAPSPPIAEPALSLATPPDEGLDMELEQVLFDEPAPRKRRNSVKAAYRCLWPSCGKVLTSVVGIKRHIRKTHLCRGAEHERCSRSEEDFYYTEINQWDQQQQQCPPLPLLFGPASPTYSSSPPSPPSPPPPSPPSPPPPACSALSRSAPSSSSGSLLQVQSEHSYQAPPPGHVISAAAANTPSCRWTAPPTSCLRQGLAVGLAFRVRSVSVGEQWLQHQSAPCRRIRGEAKKCRKVYGIEHRDQWCTACRWKKACQRFLD, translated from the exons ATGTTGCCAAAGTCTCGTCTGGGGAAGCGTTCTCCTCTCGGGGCGTTGGTGAGCTCCACCTGCCCGGCGGCGGGCCAGGAGACGGGAGAGACCGGCGTAACCGCGGCAACGGCAGCAGGACAACAGCCCATCGGCAGAGTCAAAGGCCATCCCGGGCTGAAG gtgtattttcagtgtggaggaggaggtgaatcTCCAGGTGTGGCGGATCAGCTGGACCTCATGCAGAGGGACGTTTCTGGCTGGTCTTCGTCTCATCCGTCCTCCTCCTCGGTGCCTCCGTCCTGCGGCAGATCGGTCTCCTCCTGCATCGACGTCCCCCGAAG TCAGAGGAGTCcagaggaggtggagatggACGAGCTGATGGCAGCGATGGTTCTCAGCAGTTTGTCctgcagtcctctgctgcaCAGCCCCGCCCACCCAGACACAGCAG ctcCTCCGATGGACTGTGGAGGCGGCGAGCTCTCTGACAGCGGCAGCAGCGGCTACTGGAGCGTCGGCCACGGCAACGGAAGCCCAGCCCCGTCTCCACCAATCGCAGAGCCCGCCCTCAGCCTGGCCACGCCCCCTGACGAAGGACTGGACATGGAGCTGGAGCAGGTGCTGTTCGACGAGCCGGCGCCGCGGAAACGCAGG AACTCGGTGAAGGCGGCCTACAGGTGTCTGTGGCCGAGCTGCGGGAAGGTGCTGACGTCAGTGGTGGGAATAAAACGTCACATCCGGAAAACACACCTGTG CCGCGGTGCCGAACACGAGCGTTGTTCCCGCAGCGAGGAGGATTTTTACTACACTGAGATTAACCAATgggaccagcagcagcagcagtgtcctccacttcctctcctctttggcCCCGCCTCCCCTACCtactcctcctcccccccctcACCTCCCagccctccccctccctccccgcCGTCTCCCCCTCCACCAGCCTGCAGCGCTCTGAGTCGCtccgccccctcctcctcctccggcaGCTTATTGCAGGTCCAATCAGAGCACTCCTATCAG gctCCACCTCCCGGTCATGTGATATCAGCAGCAGCTGCGAACACACCCTCCTGTCGTTGGACGGCCCCGCCCACCAGCTGCCTCAGACAG gGGTTGGCCGTGGGTTTGGCGTTTCGGGTGCGTTCGGTCAGTGTCGGAGAGCAGTGGCTGCAGCATCAGAGCGCCCCCTGCAG GAGGATTCGCGGTGAAGCCAAGAAATGCCGGAAGGTTTACGGCATCGAGCACAGAGACCAGTGGTGTACGGCCTGCCGCTGGAAGAAAGCCTGCCAACGCTTCCTGGACTGA
- the si:ch73-204p21.2 gene encoding uncharacterized protein si:ch73-204p21.2 isoform X2: MAAVGAEVTGSWFLSSGVVSFFILLLLLSIFLTALCSECSRRSFELRDSEDKNPSTLIRVVKLEEAMVARENPMISEIQNDEKELSPAGANTVSFTPWRGHLGAPQNHQDVLTNGSAAVMKTARDPETAGEPKPEEENAAPSTAWRSHLRAPQNQDLNSSTPPDSDHIYHTIGGGRSSGDGDSDVSSPPTNHEPGEERGGEGGARSAAAVDLSDRNSVYAQVSKKVRLATPPVHTPEDAQVEEEPSPPLPDRKTAG, encoded by the exons ATGGCTGCAGTCGGAGCGGAGGTCACCGGGTCGTGGTTCCTCTCCTCAGGGGTCGTCAgcttcttcatcctcctcctcctcctctccatcttcctcaCAGCTCTCTGCAGCGAATGCAGCAG ACGTTCATTTGAGCTGCGAGATTCTGAAGACAAAAATCCTTCAACGCTGATCAGAGTG GTGAAGCTGGAAGAAGCCATGGTGGCGAGAGAGAATCCCATGATCAGTGAGATCCAAAACGATGAAAAAG agctgAGTCCTGCTGGAGCAAACACAGTCTCCTTCACTCCATGGAGGGGCCACTTGGGGGCGCCACAGAACCACCAAG aTGTTCTGACCAATGGCAGCGCAGCAGTGATGAAGACAGCAAGAGATCCTGAAACTGCTGGAG agccAAAACCTGAAGAGGAAAACGCCGCCCCGTCCACTGCGTGGAGGAGCCACCTGAGGGCGCCACAGAACCAAG ATCTGAACAGCTCCACCCCTCCAGACTCCGACCACATCTACCACACCATCGGGGGAGGGCGGAGCAGTGGCGACGGTGACTCTGACGTGTCGTCACCACCGACCAATCACGAGCCAGGGGAGGAGCGCGGCGGTGAGGGCGGCGCTCGCTCTGCAGCGGCGGTGGATCTGAGCGACAGGAATTCAGTGTATGCACAAGTCAGCAAGAAGGTGCGGCTGGCCACGCCCCCTGTTCATACACCTGAGGACgcacaggtggaggaggagcctTCACCTCCGCTGCCTGACAGGAAGACTGCTGGATGA
- the si:ch73-204p21.2 gene encoding uncharacterized protein si:ch73-204p21.2 isoform X1 yields MDTVIMAAVGAEVTGSWFLSSGVVSFFILLLLLSIFLTALCSECSRRSFELRDSEDKNPSTLIRVVKLEEAMVARENPMISEIQNDEKELSPAGANTVSFTPWRGHLGAPQNHQDVLTNGSAAVMKTARDPETAGEPKPEEENAAPSTAWRSHLRAPQNQDLNSSTPPDSDHIYHTIGGGRSSGDGDSDVSSPPTNHEPGEERGGEGGARSAAAVDLSDRNSVYAQVSKKVRLATPPVHTPEDAQVEEEPSPPLPDRKTAG; encoded by the exons tgaTCATGGCTGCAGTCGGAGCGGAGGTCACCGGGTCGTGGTTCCTCTCCTCAGGGGTCGTCAgcttcttcatcctcctcctcctcctctccatcttcctcaCAGCTCTCTGCAGCGAATGCAGCAG ACGTTCATTTGAGCTGCGAGATTCTGAAGACAAAAATCCTTCAACGCTGATCAGAGTG GTGAAGCTGGAAGAAGCCATGGTGGCGAGAGAGAATCCCATGATCAGTGAGATCCAAAACGATGAAAAAG agctgAGTCCTGCTGGAGCAAACACAGTCTCCTTCACTCCATGGAGGGGCCACTTGGGGGCGCCACAGAACCACCAAG aTGTTCTGACCAATGGCAGCGCAGCAGTGATGAAGACAGCAAGAGATCCTGAAACTGCTGGAG agccAAAACCTGAAGAGGAAAACGCCGCCCCGTCCACTGCGTGGAGGAGCCACCTGAGGGCGCCACAGAACCAAG ATCTGAACAGCTCCACCCCTCCAGACTCCGACCACATCTACCACACCATCGGGGGAGGGCGGAGCAGTGGCGACGGTGACTCTGACGTGTCGTCACCACCGACCAATCACGAGCCAGGGGAGGAGCGCGGCGGTGAGGGCGGCGCTCGCTCTGCAGCGGCGGTGGATCTGAGCGACAGGAATTCAGTGTATGCACAAGTCAGCAAGAAGGTGCGGCTGGCCACGCCCCCTGTTCATACACCTGAGGACgcacaggtggaggaggagcctTCACCTCCGCTGCCTGACAGGAAGACTGCTGGATGA
- the gtf2a2 gene encoding transcription initiation factor IIA subunit 2 produces the protein MAYQLYRNTTLGNSLQESLDELIQTQQITPQLALQVLLQFDKAINTALANRVRNRVNFRGSLNTYRFCDNVWTFVLNDVEFREVTDLVKVDKVKIVACDGKSESTQNKTDK, from the exons ATGGCGTACCAGCTGTACAGGAACACCACTCTGGGAAACAGCCTGCAGGAGAGTCTGGACGAGCTCATACAG ACTCAGCAGATCACTCCTCAGCTGGCTCTGCAGGTCCTCCTTCAGTTTGATAAAGCCATCAACACGGCGCTCGCCAACAGAGTCCGCAACAGAGTCAACTTCAGG GGCTCCCTGAACACCTACAGGTTCTGTGACAACGTGTGGACGTTTGTCCTGAACGACGTGGAGTTCAGGGAGGTGACGGACCTCGTGAAGGTCGACAAGGTCAAAATCGTTGCCTGTGACGGAAAGAGCGAGTCGACCCAGAACAAAACGGATAAATG a